A genomic stretch from Kogia breviceps isolate mKogBre1 chromosome 1, mKogBre1 haplotype 1, whole genome shotgun sequence includes:
- the TTF2 gene encoding transcription termination factor 2 isoform X4, translating into MEVVWCPQHGTLCFLKTGVRDGPNKGKSFYVCRADTCSFVRAAELFFRCVRSKTEGKQWCGNVPWQDPTSREHSVTSKSQHASETSRYPSSQQRNPFKLVDKNQEPSLWKQFIKGEDEEKTADKKQREKRDPLLDQKKEQKPESKCCMEKDLSSGPAVKEKQSAVQETQRGEKTEFHSAAKEVERMHNRKLFEMKSKQVRGNELREPSASQEKSNGESHSVQKESEPPREKETKPLPRIVQPLKGGHLSKEHPKSWEARETKSKNDASTQTLQKSLLQGHLQAKLESRDMPAPKGPAAQPAPLAAGHPQGERRDADTSSGDTEEDTAVVFVSSKPGRPLLFDLTLDSQKEENLKFPGQSVQRKISPDSGVSKKGESSDPEAQRVYLTTQLKQKKSTLASVNIQALPDKGQKLFKQLQELEDALGALALSPEQGTNEKGNTEVPQQSNFTKTTTDPPHLVPPKPLQGRDLQPHGGLGLKAARQEAAGGIDQCCGGPKGQDRLRAVWQITSEAIDELHRSLESRPGETAVAEDPAGLKIPLLQHQKQALAWLLWRESQKPRGGILADDMGLGKTLTMIALILTQKNQEKNKEKDKTTALAWLSKNDSSEFTSHGTLIICPASLIHHWKNEVEKHVRHNKLRVYLYHGPNRDQHAKVLSTYDIVVTTYSLLAKEIPTKKQEREMPGANLSVEGISSPLLRVVWARIILDEAHNVKNPRVQTSLAVCKLQAQARWAVTGTPIQNNLLDVYSLLKFLRCSPFDELSLWKSQVDNGSKKGEERLNILTKSLLLRRTKDQLDPTGKPLVVLPRRKFQLHHLKLSEDEENVYSVLFARSRSALQSYLKRHESGGSQSRRSPDNPFSRVAQEFGSSGPGLSVAADSQPSSAAHILSQLLRLRQCCCHLSLLKSVLDPKELKSEGLVLSLEEHLRDLTLSEFHNSEPPASVSLNGKCFKVELFDDERESTKISSLLAELEAIRRNAGSQKSVIVSQWTSMLKVVTLHLKRHGLTYSTIDGSVSPRQRMDLVEAFNNSRGPQVMLISLLAGGVGLNLTGGNHLFLLDMHWNPSLEDQACDRIYRVGQQKDVVIHKFVCEGTVEEKILQLQEKKKDLAKQILSGTGEVVTKLTLADLKVLFGI; encoded by the exons GGCAG GATCCTACTTCCAGAGAACATTCTGTAACCAGTAAGTCTCAGCATGCCTCTGAGACATCTCGTTATCCTTCCAGCCAGCAGAGAAACCCATTCAAGTTAGTTGACAAGAATCAAGAACCATCCCTCTGGAAGCAGTTCATCAAAGGTGAAGATGAGGAAAAGACAGCTGATAAGAagcaaagggaaaagagagatcCACTCCTGGATCAAAAGAAGGAACAGAAGCCTGAATCTAAGTGCTGCATGGAGAAAGATCTCTCATCTGGCCCGGCGGTAAAGGAAAAACAATCTGCTGTTCAAGAGACGCAGCGAGGGGAGAAGACAGAGTTTCATAGTGCCGCAAAGGAGGTTGAAAGGATGCACAACAGAAAGCTTTTTGAGATGAAATCCAAACAGGTCCGTGGGAATGAGCTGAGAGAACCATCTGCATCTCAGGAGAAGTCAAATGGTGAGAGTCATTCTGTCCAAAAAGAATCAGAACCtccaagggaaaaagaaactAAGCCTTTGCCTCGAATTGTTCAGCCCCTGAAAGGGGGACATCTCAGCAAGGAGCACCCCAAGAGCTGGGAGGCTAGAGAAACAAAGTCAAAGAATGACGCAAGCACGCAGACCCTCCAGAAAAGTCTGCTCCAGGGCCATTTGCAGGCAAAGCTGGAGAGCCGGGACATGCCTGCTCCAAAGGGACCGGCTGCTCAGCCTGCACCGCTGGCCGCAGGGCATCCCCAGGGAGAGAGGCGAGATGCCGATACGAGCAGTGGTGacactgaggaagacactgctgttgtttttgtttcctctaAGCCAGGGAGGCCCTTGCTCTTTGACTTGACTCTAGACTCGCAGAAGGAAGAGAACCTTAAATTCCCTGGTCAGAGTGTGCAAAGAAAAATTTCTCCTGACTCAGGCGTTTCCAAGAAGGGAGAATCTTCAGACCCAGAAGCCCAACGTGTGTACCTCACAACACAGCTGAAACAAAAGAAG AGCACACTGGCATCTGTGAACATCCAGGCTCTTCCAGACAAGGGTCAGAAGTTGTTCAAGCAACTTCAGGAGCTGGAGGATGCGCTCGGTGCCCTGGCCCTCTCCCCAGAGCAAG GCACGAATGAGAAGGGTAACACTGAAGTACCACAGCAGAGCAACTTCACCAAGACGACCACTGACCCTCCCCATTTGGTGCCTCCCAAACCCCTGCAGGGCCGGGATCTCCAGCCTCATGGTGGTCTAGGACTGAAGGCTGCCCGTCAGGAGGCTGCTGGAGGGATTGATCAGTGCTGTGGAG GCCCTAAAGGCCAAGATCGCCTTCGTGCAGTGTGGCAAATCACAAGTGAAGCCATTGATGAGCTGCATCGATCACTTGAGTCACGTCCTGGCGAGACAGCTGTGGCAGAGGATCCAGCTGGGTTGAAG ATCCCTTTGCTGCAGCACCAGAAGCAGGCATTAGCCTGGCTGCTATGGCGGGAAAGTCAGAAGCCACGAGGAGGAATTCTGG cGGATGATATGGGGTTAGGAAAAACCCTGACAATGATTGCACTCATCCTGACCCAGaagaatcaagagaaaaacaaagaaaaagacaaaaccacGGCTTTGGCTTGGCTCTCCAAAAATG ACTCCTCTGAGTTCACTTCCCATGGAACACTAATCATCTGTCCTGCTTCCCTGATCCATCATTGGAAAAATGAGGTGGAGAAACATGTGCGCCACAACAAACTAAGAGTCTATCTCTATCATGGGCCAAACCGGGATCAACATGCAAAAGT CCTCTCCACATATGACATCGTGGTCACTACCTACAGCCTTCTGGCCAAGGAGATTCCCACAaagaagcaagagagagagatGCCAGGTGCAAACCTCAGTGTGGAG GGTATCTCATCACCTTTGCTTCGAGTAGTCTGGGCTCGAATCATATTGGATGAAGCTCACAATGTTAAGAATCCCCGAGTGCAGACTTCCTTGGCTGTGTGTAAGCTCCAAGCCCAAGCCCGTTGGGCTGTCACTGGAACCCCCATTCAGAACAACTTGTTGGACGTGTATTCACTGCTGAA ATTTCTCCGTTGTTCACCATTTGATGAACTCAGTCTGTGGAAGAGTCAGGTTGACAATGGttcaaagaaaggagaagaacgGTTAAATATTTTAACCAAGAGCCTTTTGCTGAGGAGAACAAAAGACCAGCTGGACCCCACCGGCAAGCCCTTG GTGGTGCTCCCCCGGCGTAAATTTCAGTTGCACCATTTAAAGCTTTCTGAAGATGAAGAGAATGTTTATAGTGTCCTTTTTGCAAGATCAAG GTCAGCTCTGCAATCCTATCTAAAAAGACATGAAAGTGGGGGCAGCCAATCTAGAAGAAGCCCTGATAATCCATTCAGTAGAG TGGCCCAGGAGTTTGGGTCCAGTGGGCCTGGGCTCTCCGTGGCAGCAGACTCGCAGCCATCTAGCGCCGCCCACATACTGTCACAGTTGCTCAGACTCCGCCAGTGTTGTTGTCATCTTTCTCTACTGAAGTCG GTCCTGGATCCAAAAGAGCTGAAGAGTGAAGGCCTGGTCCTTTCCCTGGAAGAGCACCTCAGAGACTTGACCTTGTCTGAATTCCATAACTCAGAGCCGCCTGCCTCCGTTTCCCTTAATGGTAAATGCTTCAAGGTGGAGCTTTTTGACGACGAGAGAGAGAGCACCAAG ATTTCATCTCTGTTGGCAGAATTGGAGGCAATCCGAAGAAATGCAGGGTCCCAAAAGAG TGTCATCGTCTCTCAGTGGACCAGCATGCTGAAGGTTGTTACCTTGCACCTGAAGAGGCATGGACTGACTTACTCCACCATCGATGGCTCTGTTAGCCCcagacagagaatggacttggtgGAGGCATTTAACAACTCCAGGGGCCCTCAG GTTATGCTAATCTCTCTCCTGGCTGGAGGTGTTGGTCTAAACCTGACCGGAGGAAACCATCTTTTTCTTCTGGACATGCACTG GAATCCATCACTTGAAGATCAAGCTTGTGACCGAATTTACCGAGTAGGGCAGCAGAAAGATGTTGTCATACACAA ATTTGTTTGTGAGGGAACAGTGGAAGAGAAGATCTTGCAGctccaagaaaagaagaaagatttggCAAAACAGATTCTATCAGGAACTGGAGAAGTTGTCACCAAGCTCACCTTGGCCGATCTCAAAGTCCTTTTTGGCATCTAA